In Patagioenas fasciata isolate bPatFas1 chromosome 2, bPatFas1.hap1, whole genome shotgun sequence, a single window of DNA contains:
- the ZEB1 gene encoding zinc finger E-box-binding homeobox 1 isoform X2, which translates to MTSHKSGRDQRHVTQSSGNRKFKCTECGKAFKYKHHLKEHLRIHSGEKPYECPNCKKRFSHSGSYSSHISSKKCIGLMPVNGRARSGLKTSQCSSPSLSASPGSPARPQIRQKIENKPLQEQLPVNQIKTEPVDYEFKPIVVASGINCSTPLQNGVFSGGSPLQATSSPQGVVQAVVLPTVGLVSPISINLSDIQNVLKVAVDGNVIRQVLENNHANLASKEQETISNASIQQAGHSLISAISLPLVDQDGTTKIIINYSLEQPSQLQVVPQNLKKENSVPPNSCKNEKTPEDLTVKSEKDKNCEGETNDSTCLLCDDCPGDLNALQELKHYETKNPPQLPQPSGTEAEKPSSPVPSETGENNLSPGQPPLKNLLSLLKAYYALNAQPSAEELSKIADSVNLPLDVVKKWFEKMQAGQISVQSSGPSSPEPVKSSSPTNNDDQAATTNVAEPQSSTDNLQNPVNATKSQTLPEGSTLNGSRSSTPSPSPLNLSSSRNSQGYTYTAEGVQEEPQIEPLDLSLPKQHGELLERSTITSVYQNSVYSVQEEPLNLTCAKKEPQKDNSVTDSDPIVNVIPPSANPINIAIPAVTAQLPTIVAIADQNSVPCLRALAANKQTILIPQVAYTYSTTVSPAVQETPPKNQIQANGNQDERQDTSSEGVSNVEDQNDSDSTPPKKKMRKTENGMYACDLCDKIFQKSSSLLRHKYEHTGKRPHECGICKKAFKHKHHLIEHMRLHSGEKPYQCDKCGKRFSHSGSYSQHMNHRYSYCKREAEERDGTEQEETSQEVLGNEHAGARASPSQIDSDERESLTREEEEDSEKEEEEEEEKEVEGLQEEKECRKLQEVEGDEEEEEEEGKTEGNKNDEVANQASNAEPEVTQNNGQVSEEKNK; encoded by the exons ATGACATCACACAAATCAGGAAGAGATCAA AGACATGTGACGCAGTCCAGCGGTAATCGGAAATTCAAGTGCACTGAATGTGGAAAAGCTTTTAAATATAAACATCACCTAAAGGAGCACCTACGAATCCACAGTG gAGAGAAGCCATATGAGTGCCCGAACTGCAAGAAACGTTTTTCCCATTCTGGTTCATACAGTTCACACATAAGCAGTAAGAAGTGTATTGGTTTGATGCCCGTGAATGGTCGGGCCCGATCAGGGCTCAAGACGTCTCAGtgctcctccccttccctttctgcATCACCAGGTAGCCCAGCAAGACCACAGATACGACAAAAGATAGAAAATAAACCCTTGCAAGAGCAACTTCCTGTTAACCAAATTAAAACTGAACCTGTGGATTATGAATTCAAGCCCATAGTGGTTGCTTCAGGAATTAATTGTTCGACCCCTTTGCAGAATGGGGTTTTTAGTGGTGGTAGCCCATTGCAGGCAACCAGTTCTCCTCAGGGTGTGGTGCAAGCTGTTGTTCTACCAACAGTAGGTCTGGTGTCTCCCATAAGCATCAACTTAAGTGACATTCAAAATGTACTTAAAGTGGCAGTGGATGGTAATGTAATAAGGCAAGTGTTGGAAAACAATCATGCTAATCTTGCGTCCAAAGAACAAGAAACAATCAGCAATGCATCTATACAACAAGCTGGCCATTCCCTCATTTCAGCTATCAGTCTTCCTTTGGTTGACCAAGATGGGACAACCAAAATTATCATCAACTACAGCTTGGAGCAGCCAAGTCAGCTTCAGGTTGTTCCACAaaatctaaaaaaagaaaactctgTTCCTCCGAATAGttgcaaaaatgaaaaaacacCGGAAGATCTTACAGTGAAGTCTGAGAAAGATAAGAACTGTGAAGGAGAGACCAATGATAGCACTTGTCTTCTTTGTGATGACTGTCCAGGGGATCTTAATGCACTTCAAGAATTAAAGCACTATGAAACGAAAAATCCTCCTCAGCTTCCTCAACCCAGTGGAACAGAAGCTGAGAAGCCCAGCTCTCCTGTCCCATCCGAAACTGGGGAGAACAACTTATCTCCTGGTCAGCCACCTTTAAAGAACCTTTTATCGCTCCTAAAAGCATATTATGCATTAAATGCACAACCAAGCGCAGAAGAGCTTTCAAAAATAGCCGATTCAGTGAACCTACCACTCGATGTGGTAAAAAAGTGGTTTGAAAAAATGCAAGCTGGACAAATTTCTGTGCAGTCTTCTGGACCATCTTCTCCCGAACCAGTTAAATCAAGCAGTCCCACAAACAATGATGATCAAGCAGCAACTACAAATGTGGCTGAACCCCAGAGCAGCACAGATAATTTACAAAATCCTGTCAATGCAACAAAATCTCAGACTTTACCAGAGGGATCCACTCTGAATGGTTCACGCAGTAGCACGCCATCCCCATCGCCACTAAACCTTTCTTCATCAAGAAATTCACAGGGTTATACGTACACAGCAGAGGGTGTACAAGAAGAGCCACAAATTGAACCTCTTGACCTTTCACTACCAAAGCAACATGGAGAGCTATTGGAAAGATCTACCATAACTAGTGTTTACCAGAACAGTGTTTATTCTGTCCAGGAAGAACCTTTGAACTTAACTTGTGCAAAAAAAGAACCACAAAAGGACAACAGTGTTACAGACTCTGATCCTATTGTAAATGTAATCCCACCAAGTGCCAATCCCATAAATATTGCTATACCTGCAGTCACTGCCCAGTTACCTACAATTGTTGCCATTGCTGACCAGAACAGTGTTCCATGCTTGAGAGCTCTTGCTGCCAATAAGCAAACCATTTTGATTCCACAGGTGGCTTATACATACTCTACTACAGTTAGTCCTGCAGttcaagaaacaccaccaaaaaaccagaTCCAAGCCAATGGAAATCAG GATGAAAGGCAAGACACTAGCTCAGAAGGAGTATCGAATGTAGAAGATCAAAATGATTCTGATTCAACACCCCCAAAGAAAAAGATGAGAAAGACAGAAAATGGGATGTATGCATGTGATTTATGtgacaaaatattccagaagAGTAGCTCGTTATTGAGACATAAGTATGAACACACAG GCAAAAGACCTCATGAGTGTGGAATCTGTAAAAAAGCTTTTAAACACAAACACCATTTGATCGAACACATGCGACTGCATTCTGGGGAAAAACCCTACCAATGTGACAAATGCGGAAAGCGGTTTTCACACTCGGGATCTTACTCTCAACACATGAATCATCGCTACTCCTATTGCAAAAGAGAGGCAGAAGAGCGTGACGGCACCGAGCAGGAGGAGACGAGCCAGGAGGTCCTCGGCAACGAGCACGCTGGTGCCAGGGCATCTCCATCGCAGATCGACTCGGATGAGAGGGAGAGTCTCAccagggaagaagaggaagacagtgaaaaggaggaagaggaggaggaagaaaaggaggtagaaggacttcaggaagaaaaagaatgtagaAAACTACAAGAAGTAGAGggtgatgaagaagaagaagaagaagaagggaaaactGAAGGTAACAAGAATGATGAAGTTGCAAATCAAGCAAGCAATGCAGAACCAGAAGTTACACAGAATAATGGGCAGgtgtcagaagaaaaaaacaaataa